In Salvia miltiorrhiza cultivar Shanhuang (shh) chromosome 4, IMPLAD_Smil_shh, whole genome shotgun sequence, the DNA window TCTCGAAATCGAGCTTCGCGAATGTCAATGGCGCCCAACGGCACTATCTGGATGAGCACCGCTTTGTTCTTTTGAGAAGAAGTATGGTGCGAAAATTAGGGCATTAGCTTAATTTCACATTTTAGAATTATTGATATTTTTcgtattttcaaaaaaaaaataaaaaaatagaactcAAAACTACGTAGTTTTGCCTACATGGCTGCCAtgtcaattaaaataattttccggCGTGCATTCTCCCGGTGGAGTTACACAAAGATTACAGTTACATTGGATCAGATGCTTCAGTGTGACAAGAAATCATAGTAAGATTTattcttcttaattaatttttttatttcttctcgACCAACATTTATATTTGCCTAAAAGATTAAGGCAGCACATGTTAGTGTAGGCAATATTGTTGTATAAATCATATTTCACTAAGCTATCTAGTTGCCCTTCTTGACTGAGTTATTTTGTCTTGATGCTGTGATTACCCAGAACAGAACATGGAAGAGATGTGTTTGTTCTAATAAAATATATCACTTAAATGAATTCCATTTTCCACATGTTTTACAATAGTATATACGAATTCatgtttaaatattttgataCTTTATTCTCAATGGAAAAAGGTTGACACTATTGTCATTTGTGAATCAGTCAGACAGTCACCATTGTATAAGGCACGAATATAGCTttgagagttcatgatttcttTATTTCCTTattatagtaataataatatcagTGTCTGATTAGTccctccaatttttttattttttttattattattaacctCGAATTTAACACAAACCATTTCATTTCATGTACTTAATTAGTTTATTAACTTATGATTTAGATAATAATGTTGAGTCGGCCTTTTATTTAACAAATTTGGTTATTCGctataaaatattatacttatttaattactaaCGTATTATACAGgacaaatattattttaaacttCAAATCATACCTTCTTTGTTAAAAATATGTCAAAATTTCATAAATGTTTATTTAAATTAccaactatcaattttgtattaaaaatattttgaattctTTTTTTGGCCTCTGAAATTTTGGCGTGGCTTACTAGATGTCATATGAAATTATGttgtatttattaaaaaaaaaaaaactggaaattggaattaaaaaaaatcccaaCCCATTTAGATGAAAGATATTCTTTTATACAAAACTAAtagttaataatttaaataaatatttttggaaaTTCAGGACAATTTTAATAAAGcaaatataatttgaagcaaACATTTGATATTttatcctattatataatagggttaattgccgtaaaattcaaaagctttttgaGATTTCggatattctcaccaacttcaaaatcggcgtaTGAATACAAGATGGGTGACCAACTTCAAAGTCATGCTTGATTTAGAGCACAATCAAAATGGGTGACCGACTGAgaagttcgtctaacttatgcaataccgtataaatacggaaataaattgcggctataaaataaataaataaaataaaaaaataaatttcaaaacaAATACCGCGCGCGGCATTTGGCCGCCGCTACTCAccggcaattttgaagttggtgaaaATATCGCAAAATCTCAAAAAGCTTATGAATTTtacggcaattaaccctatataatattcagttatttatttatttagcgcAATTAGATTAGCTGAAGTATCATATTCGTTATGCATCCAATATTAAGTCCGTTTTAAAAAGCGTTTCAAAAAGCGCGCTAAAAACGAAGTAACGAAGGATGGCAAATGGCAATGCAAAATTcccaaatttaattttacacaaACCACCAACACCAAAATCGGATTGCTTATTGGAAGCTTCGGTTATTGGATTTGATTTTTGCATTTGTAATTGTGATGTGGATAATACTTTCCTTTTTTAAGCCTATAAATCCGCCATAGTAGATAACACGACACTTCTAgctaattgattaaaaaaaaaaaaaacccaaccAACTGATTAACTAATTATATTATCTTCTTTGGATAATTAACTAGTAGTATAACGCGAGTATCCACTCCCTAATCCTACAAGGAATCTGAAAACTGTAGATTTGATGCtatactctctctctttatatatatatttactcatagaGAAGAAGATCGACGAAATatttactaattataatatatatattgtgaagaTGATGAAGGAATGTGGTTCAAGTAGTTCAAGctcatcatcttcatcaatTGGAGATCATCTACTGCCGGGGTATCGCTTTGTGCCCACTGATTATGAATTACTGATTCACCTCCACTACAAAATCAACCATGGCGTCGCCCTAACTCCGCATATCAGAGACGTCCGCCTCTACGATTTCCACCCCCAAGCACTCACAGGTacgtatttaattaattggggTTATTGTCGGAAAATACATGTAGTTTgccaattttctggtttataatatgactttataatttgactagaaaatacatcaattttcaatttaatcgcaagtataacatgactttatagtctgacaagaaaatacacaaagtttcaatttattctcaattataacatgatctTATTTAGATTAGTTTTCATCATATAtgcattaatatttattgtatttatattaaattgttatgtataaaatattgttaattgattgattaatttttataaaaattaagttagatgattaattattttataatatatatatatatatatatatatatttgattttaatattcaacacacatgcatatatatataaatttgattttaatattctattaatatattatatataataagtatttattcatttaaattaggaaattataaattattaggatcaataaaaaatttaggtacatatataatagaaactatgttaaaaagtaaataatattatatattatttacatatagatgtatatttatcaaatatatatgtatttatatatagtatattgtgagatgaaaagaaaattaaaaaaatttaatgtattaaactttgatattattatactaaattaattacaaggtcatgttataattgagaataaattgaaacttggtgtattttcttgtcagactataaagtcatgttataattgcaattaaattgaaagttgatgtattttctggccaaattataaggttatgttataaaccagaaaattgacaaagtatatgtattttctggcattAACCCCTATTTGATTCATATTTCCGATTTTTAGTATTTATGCATTCGATTGATTTGATTGCAGAGACGTATCCAGCGGTGGGAGACAACGAATGGTATTTCTTCACGCCGAGGAATCGGAAGCATCCGAAGGGATTCCGGCCGGATCGAGTGGCCGGCGGCGGGTTCTGGAGGGCGACGGCGACGGTTAAAAAAGTGAAGCACGAAGGCAGAGTGATTGGGCAGAAGCAGACATTGGTGTATCACACCGGTATAAATAAACAATCGGAGAAGACTAGTTGGATGATGCACGAATACACAGCTCATCGTGATCACCCCACCGCCATAACTCGTGCAAATCGCGCCACGGTATGTGTCTAAACCCTAGATTACatcaatttctttttatttcaaattgaaTTAGGTAGATCTCTGATTAATTGTTGATGCAGCTGGATGAGTGGGTTTTGTGTCGAGTCTACGAGAAAACCACCAAAGTGAAAGGGATGGATCGACAAGAAGATGTTGTAGAAACTCAAATTCATGATCAACAATTCGCCAATTCTATGATTCATGCTTGGGGGCAAATAAATCAACAAGATTTTCCTTCGCATCCTCTTCTCCCAGCGCAGCAATTCAACAATGTTAATATTGGGGGcgatgctgctgctgctgctgcaccaAATATGCATGAACAAGATTTGTTCAGCCTGATAAATGGCAGCGAGGCGATGCAAGGAACACCAATGTCTCCACAAGATTATGTTCAAACAGTTGATGATCACAACATTAGTGATGTTGATGTTAATGCAGGAGCAGGAGTTGAGCAGTTGTGCAATGGCAACAACGCGGTGGTGCAGAGAAATCATGAAGATGAGATGAAAAGAGTATATGAGGATGCTAGGTTTTCCTCCCATCGTCTCTTGAGTTGATCATCTTCTTACCCCGTCACATTTTTCAATATCCGATTTTTTTACTTTGAGTTtcccatttttttattttctttagtcAATATCTAATCCAAGAAATTTGAATCTGCAAGGGAGCAATGCTATATTGCTAGTTTGCTAcacatgaattcaattaatttttcTAGTTACACAAAATGCGTATATTTTTgcgtaaattaaattatatccCTCCTTTGATGTTCTTCGATTTCTTATGTTGGGATACAAATATTAGTTCAAGATGAAACAAACATATCTTGTTTATAATACTTTCATAAACAAAAAAGGTCTTCTTTTGACATTTTGGGACGTTCacaaaatttaattcatttctatttctGAAAAGTTTTTATCACATGGTGGGTCCTAAACTTCACtaacaatacaattaattatcattattaatactaCCTTTTATgtggaccatttctccactcataataaacaaacttcactcacaatacaattaattatggGGTAATTGCCCTTAAATACATTACTTTTTCCCATTTTCTggtattgcacatcacctttgaAATCCgcctcagaatacatcacctttcattttttttctaaaattgcacatggtcagccAACTACCAAACTTGAAAATGATGTGGAAGCCGAAAACGCCACGTATACACgtcgaaaattattttaattgacgTGGCAGCTATGTAGTCAAAACTACGTAGTTTTgagttctatttttttttttaattttcgagaatacaaaaaatatcaataattcTAAAATATGAAATTAAGCTAATGCCCTAATTTTTGCACCATACTTCTTCTCAAATGAACAAAGCTTTCgcaccataataataataataataattaacatCAAATTACTACTAAAGCTCAGTTGATATAATCTGTAATTAACTCCAAATTGAAAAGATGTaacaattcaaaaaaatatatattcagagagatgaaagaaaaactaaaagACAAAATGTGAAAACTGAttacaaaacaaagatgaaagTATGATTCTGACACAAATCAACGACGCAAAAGCTTGGGCGCCTTAGCCAAAGTAGCTCTAAATCTCCGTACATCAATGGTGACATTTTGATTATTCAAGTAGACATCTCTTAGCTTACTCCATCCCTGCCTGTGTATCAACATCGAATCTTTGAGCACGGGATGATCCATCGGTTAGCGTTGGATGAGAGAGCTTTCCTTCATCTCAATCTTGTAATCCAGATACCTTATCTTCATCCCCGTCGACGGATTCTCAAAATCGAGCTTCGCGAATGTCAATGGCGCCCAACGGCACTATCTGGGTGAGCATCGCTTTGTTCTTTTGAGAAGAAGTATGGTGCGAAAATTAGGGCATTAGCTTAATTTCACATTTTAgaattattgatattttttgtattttcaaaaaaaaaactctaaacTACGTAGTTTTGCCTACATGGCTGCCAcgtcaattaaaataattttccgaCGTGCATACGTGGCGTTTCTGGCTTCCACGTCATTTTCACGTTTGGTGGTTggctgaccatgtgcaatttcagagaaaaaaaaaaagtaaaggaaaggtgatgtattctgaaCGGATTTCAAATGAGATGTGCAATACCAAAAAATGGGGAAATGTAATGTATTTAGAGGCAATTACcccattaattattattattattaatactttttatGTGGAATCATTTCTACACTCACAATAAACTTAACCATTTTCATTAAACCATTTCTCCACTTAGAATAAATTttaaccatttttattaaaattcgtgctatGTATCTTTAGGACTATTTTATTTGGAGAGAGAATATTATATTTTGATCAACTcacatttcaatttattcttTGGGCATATTTACCTTTTATCTACAAAAATAGAGGGCTAacagaaaaaaattataaatctatcatttaaaataaaaacaacatTTTTTATATCTAATTAACCAAAAAGATAAACAATAGTATAAAATTATAGCACTCTCGTTCAAAGAAAAAGATGTCCCAAATATTATACagcttatttaattatgtaaagTGGTAATTGAAATTTATTTACGTCAAAGTAAATGAGATATAAGGTAAGGTGGTAAATGAAATTTTATCCTTCTCAAATCAAACGAGATGGAACTGAGAATCGAAACTTGCTATGCATTTTGCATGCTCTctgcattttattaaaataatttaaccaCAAAATGAGCCGTTACGCAGAAGGATATCATAGATATTTTCTCTCAATATAACTAAGTGATTATATCTAGTATATAATCAACATGACACTACaaaacaaggaaagaaaaacCAATCCCATTATTTGACAATGCATGGATGTCtagtttcattatttttcatgtCCTTATTAGGCGAGCAATAGATATAATCTGGGATAAAGGGAGGGGGTCATCCTCGTCATCCAGCAACTGCGCACAAATCTGTTTTATTGCTGTTTCTCTGCATCGACATTCAGTTTTTCCTTCAATTCACCAGTCTGCATGACGAACaagattattacaatgaaaag includes these proteins:
- the LOC131022320 gene encoding NAC domain-containing protein 67-like, whose product is MLYSLSLYIYLLIEKKIDEIFTNYNIYIVKMMKECGSSSSSSSSSSIGDHLLPGYRFVPTDYELLIHLHYKINHGVALTPHIRDVRLYDFHPQALTETYPAVGDNEWYFFTPRNRKHPKGFRPDRVAGGGFWRATATVKKVKHEGRVIGQKQTLVYHTGINKQSEKTSWMMHEYTAHRDHPTAITRANRATLDEWVLCRVYEKTTKVKGMDRQEDVVETQIHDQQFANSMIHAWGQINQQDFPSHPLLPAQQFNNVNIGGDAAAAAAPNMHEQDLFSLINGSEAMQGTPMSPQDYVQTVDDHNISDVDVNAGAGVEQLCNGNNAVVQRNHEDEMKRVYEDARFSSHRLLS